CCAGTCAAGCTCTGGCCTGCATTATTGTAATGGTCTCAATTTCATCAGCAAAGCTGACAAAGCTTTCATAGATATCCAAGCAATGTATATGAGAGGCAATTTTAATTCCAAGAAAACCAAGGAAACCTACGAATTGCTTGTGGTCACgtttacacaaaaaaaaaataataataactaccCACAGGAGGATAGAACACAGCACCATCAATATAAGTGGTACTTAAAAAGGATTGTATAAACATATGCTTATTTTTGTAGAATATTGTTATCTTATACAAACCAATATATAACCAGGCACATCacagaaaaagaatcaaaccaCTCTTTTTAGAATCTCAAATTAATgccatctgtttttttttttttttgaacgttttttcttgctttagttACACAAACAGGACACAAATGATCGAAGCCACACAAAATCCTAATACTTCATTTATTCAAACAATAAGTGAAAAGTAAAAAATGGGGATAACCTTCCCTTCCTTGATTAGTATTTTATGACTTATCTATTATCGTAAACTCCTTCGCCCCACCCTCAACCTCTGTGTTTTCGTGTGCTTGGGATATCAGTTGCTGATATGGACgcatttagaaattttttatttggttaaGTAGCATAAATTTCTTATATAGGTGTCTAGCATTTAGAAAGATACTATCATTCAAACTATACGCCTGAGTTGCTACAAAGTACATAATCAGGTGAAGAATTtctattttgataagtaaaaatcatttcattacaaACACTAAAATAAGGAATAAATTTACATATTCAGGTGAAGAAATTAACTAAAAGGGAACAAAATAAACAGTTCTTCAGAGCAGGTATTCAAAACTTACCGTTATAAATTCTTGTGGCCAGGCCAAAATCAGCAAGCTTTATCTTTCCTAAAGTTGTTAGAAGAATATTCTCAGGTTTTACATCTCTATGCACAACTCCCATATCATGACAATATTTGATAACCAACATCACTTCCTTGAAAATATTGGCTGCATGGTGCTCCAAATACCGAACCTCTTGGGCCATCTGATTGATCAAACATCCCCCGGAGCACAGCTCCATCACAAGATGAAAACAGTCAGACTCCTCGTACACAGCCTGCAATGTCACAACCCCAGGATGACCAGACAAGTGCTGCATTATCTCTACCTCCCTATGAACTGTTTCCTCACCCTTTCGCAAAGTCTTGCATGCATATTCTACTCCACTAAACCTAGATTGACACAAACAAACAGACCCAAACTTGCCTTGCCCGATTGTTGCACCCAAAACATAATCGTCCTCAATCTTATTCTTCCGGCCCATTTGAGTGGCAACATCTATACACCCTATCTTCCTCTTCAGACCTCTCCCTGATCGGACCAAAGAAGAAGTCCCACATGGTGGAGCAGTGGCAATACCTGCGAGCCTGCTTTTACAAGAAACAATGGATTCAATATCACCATCTTCTTTGCACCTCTTGTTCAACCTCGTAAAATCTTCTAGCGAAAAATGAGAGGTAAAATTCGATGGTTGTGAATCATGTCTTGATGTTAAAGTGGCAGGTAAGTTTGAGCTCGCATCAGTTTCGCTAcctttcctcttcttcctcattAAGTCGGAGTAACTGACACAATTATCTAAAACAATCCCCTTACTACATTGAAGTtccaaaaatcaacaaaaaatctatttttgttGAACAAATACACCctacttttcttcttctttcttgttCTGATGAGCAGATTATGGGTCCTTTCCCtgacccaaaaaagaaaaaagaaaaaaatacgaTAAGCGAAATCGAGTCTTAGATAATCATACCCTTTGTTTCAGAAAATGCTGAAGAAAAAGATCATAGGAACGAAAATTATATCTCCATACATCATCCAAAATTTCCATAGAAGAAAACTCAAAACACAGTGATAGGTTCTCtagaaaatggaaattaaaagAACTCGCTTTTATTTTGTTCGAATTGCACTTTTATTTGCGTTGAATTACACAATATAGTTTCTTGGCATTTATTGCGCTTTCACGGTAAACAACAGAACGTATATTAAAAAACACGCCGATTTACGATAGCTTTCCGACGAATCTGCGAATATTTGGCAAAGAAATCAAGGGTGACCAAAGTATCAGGGAAAAGAACAAACCTTGGCCCAGAGCCAATGCTCCTTGTGACTTTGAGAAACCAGAATCATGGATAGGATCCACGAGATCTAAAAGATACAGAAACCTCTGATTTATAGAGGTAATcggaaaagaaaaaggcaaatCCGAAGCGGTGAAGAAAGAAACCCTAGACACATCCGACGGTGGTACAGAGGGAGTGAGGAGGGGTCTTTATTGGGGTTTGGCGCTTTCGCTGGCTATTTAGTATTTACGTAACCCACGTGTCCTTTATTAAACGCtgctcaatatttttttattattttataatttttttaaataagaattatattttcataaaattaaaaattatttattatatttaatttataaatttattatttaatatctgAGAGAATggtgaaaaaaatatgaaaaataaaatatataaaaaaaatatgtaaatgtgaatagaaataaattttttaaataaattttttctaagcCGAAACGCCGACGATTGGGTGCGGTAAGTTGGTAAGAACAAGAGCCGGGATCTGCCGTTGGGGGAAACCCACGCAAAGCTACTAACGCCTGTAGTTTTATGACAAGTGGGTGACAGGTTGCCGAAGATGGTTTtcgataagaaaaagaaaaaatctacacaacttcttcttattcacataatttttacacactatactttttttaattattatttttattaaatatttaatatatgaataataaatagaagaattgaattaatttaagaataataaactaaaaaaatattaaaaaagattaaaaattaaaaaaaaaatgatgtgtaaAAATTAAGAAGTTGTATAGCATTGCTCAAAGGAacactattttataaaaaaatctttattttattttatgcattGCATAAAGTATTATGCGTATATAATTACCAATTTTCCTTTCAGTAATAGACGATGTTAGGATGTTTATTAAACGTGCCCATCAAATATGTAAATTAgcataaattagtttttttaaatatttttatacatccttaattattaaaaaaaaattaaaaaaatatataaattcactaataatcattttattaatcattacaaaaataaaaaaataaaaatatgtgagtGGGCACATTTAATAGTCATagtatcattttctttcaataattattaccggaaaattatatttttattttataaagatattatatCAATTCAAATTAGTAAAATCAAACTATTCATATCTTGTGATATTTTATAGAGATATCTTGCGATAAAGTAAAAGCAACATGTCATTCATTGTTTATCAGATCATCTACACGTTTAGGAATGCTTACTAGTTTTCTTAATGTTTACTCACGGGTTAGATCTTAGTTCGAGGTAAGTTTGCTATTTGTTATTGCTCGCTTATTTGATAAGAAATAGGATTTTAGGGTTAAACTTATCAAGTTTGCTAAATTTAACGCAAATTCCAATTGATCCGCTGGTTTAGTAACAATTTTTGAGTCAATTTGTGTTATCTGTGAGTTGACTCATTCgtttaatatacaattaattttCATACTACGTTGCTTGATTTGGTATTTTTAGAGCACTACTATTAGCTTAAAGCCTTaatcatataataatattaagtaaaattcagctaatcaaataatgaaaacCTTTGTATGGGATTATGCACAgtaatctaattttatttggtTATAAGTTACAGTTAGACGATAATGAtataactaaattaaaaaatgtgtgtatgattattattgaatattattagattatcatttgtttttggatCGAGCGAAGTTGTCTTTAATTTGGATAGTGATAAGCTTATTACTTTATCACTACCAATTTACTacttacaaagaaaaaaaaaaaaaaaaaagtaaatgagtAGTAGGATGGTTATAACTCTATTATTTTCCATGTAGTAATAGACTTACTATCTTATCACTACTTATTTactacttctaacatattagtctattagacattatttatttttttatcattttattttaattatttttttaacatatttagccattaagaaaaaatttagaaaatatataattttactaatagtcattttcttaattattaaataaaattaaaaattaaaaaaatatataaaatgagtaataaataggtaaaaaaatactaataatcaaatcattttccttattttcccTTTAATTTACTTTGGAGAGCGGATTTGAATGGAGCCTCTTATATGTCGTACCGTATCTTCATGTTTGTCGATGTTGGTGGGCAATAATTGTTGTTTACGTTGATTTCAACTAGGTCTTTGTTAGCACGCGTGGGCAGCCGTACGTGCGTACATGGTCTTCCATCGGCGGCGAACAGGACTTGTGCTGTCAATATCCTCGTTATTCTCGAAATTGACTATTAATGCTAATCCGTTATTTTTATTGTCATGTGACATAACTTTGTGTTTTCCTTGCAATATCCAATTCGTGATGGAATTtgttaaaagagaaatacttaCCGTTCagtgtgtaatttttttgtgtaatttttttaaaaaagaaatagataaattgaaaattttattttttaatactaaccACAAccttttttgaaaaagattatgCAGAGACTGTATATTTCATGATTGTATTTATAATTACCATGCTAAAATAAGCGGGAGAAGAAACGACAAATTCTACTCCTAAAGAAAGTGACGCACATTTGATATTGGGAAGCACTGTGAGTTGCTGATCTTGGACGGAATTTTCCATCTGTGGTGCAacgtttttggactccggaggccTGTCATTAAACTTGGATGTTTATTGTTGAATCGGAGGTATCTTTAGACTAGgaaaaaaatcatgaaaagtGGTTGTAAGTGGATTTTGAACATCATCGTGTGGCCATAATCTTCCAGTGTATCTGTCACTATCCGATAATTACTTTCACGGATTGGACTGAAAGAAGAGTCGCTTACATTTCAGACTTTTCTTCCGGTTCGTCATTTTATAAAtggaaaattctttttatcattctcacacttcacacaccacacttattttaattttttttattattttttttataataaatatatagtgtgtagatgataaatataataatttaattagtttaataagaataaaatgaaataaaaaataaaaaaaataaaaaatattattttaatatataaagtgtgtggtgtgggatgatgtgtagcatttccctTTATAAATAAGTTGTCCCACTTGGTCGATGACTAGTTGGACGATTCTTGATCTATAAGTTTGTATATATGATTGGTTTGGACGTGTCAAGTCACTGTTTCCGATCCTCCTAAAGTCCAAATAGGTGGGTATGTTGAATGCTGGGCTCAAATGACTGGGGAAATCGTGGGCATAAACATGATCGATGCAGAAACCATGCCTGTAGTTAGTGCTTGGTTCAAAGATTTTCTTGAGGTTCCTGTTATCAAGGAATGCATGCCACCTCTAGACAAATTGCTAGAGCACAACAAGGGCTTTCACAAATTTTTGACTTCTGCATCGACTTGAAGTCTTTCTATATTTGAGCACAAATATTCTTAGATATTACTTATCATATGCAATAATGtgtaatcttgatctcagtatCATATGCATGTAAACGAGTTacaaaatttgatgaataaaatttgcAAAATTACTTGGAAATAGTTTGATGCAGAGACCACGCCTGTACTCAGTGCTTGGTTTAAAGATTTTCTCGAGGTTCCTGTTATCAAGGAATGCATGCCACCtcaagataaattgctagagcACATCAAGGGCTTTCACAAATTTTGACTGCTGCATCGACTTGAAATCTTTCTATCTCAGAGCACTCTTATATATTACTTATCTAAAAATGTCTGAGCACAAGCTTTACAGGTCAGTCCCTGCATATGGCATCTGAATGATTGTCGGTAGATTGCATGCAACAATGTGCAATCTTGATCTCAGTATCACGCATGCATAAGTGGCAAAACTTGTGAATAAGATTTGTAAAATTACTTAGCAAATAATATCTTGTAACAACAAATGCAAGGCTGCAATACAACAAAATGACCACAGGCAACATATAAAACTAATAGTTAAAAATGTATTTCTGTTGATTGCCAGATTCTCCCTGTAGAAAAAGTGCCCAGGTGGCATCTGTCTTCCAAAATCTACACAAGTTTGTTGCACATATAACCAGGGCACTCTAAATGACCTTCAGCATCAAACATTTACTTCATCTAGACAATAAAGAACAAATCTCAGCAAATAGAGGGACCTCGCATGTTATTCATAAGCCGTTATGCTTTCCTCTTCCAGTGAATCTTCAGCTGTATGTCTTTTCCGCATCAAGTCTTCCTTCCTTGTATCTTCGATCCCAAAAGAGAAAAGCTTTTCGGTCCAGAAACAGTCCCAACTAGTCTTATTGTATTAATTCTGGTCAAACAAAGAGCCAAGCCGTTATTAGCGGCTGGGATATTGCTGCTTCAAAGGAAGGCAAGGCAGGCTGAACTACAAGAGCATCTGGCAACTATCACTAAAAGCGGAAGCCAAAGTCAAAAGGTAAGTTACTCAACTCACTACAACAGCTCCACCAACTGAGCTAGCATGTAATGTTGCCGGGAGGCCTGAAGTCTGGCCCAAATCTGTTCCCTCAAACTGAGCTAGCATGTAATGTTGACTATTAATGCTAATCCGTTATTTTTATTGTCATGTGACATAACTTTGTGTTTTCCTTGCAATATCCAATTCGTGATGGAATTtgttaaaagagaaatacttaCCGTTCagtgtgtaatttttttgtgtaatttttttaaaaaagaaatagataaattgaaaattttattttttaatactaaccACAAccttttttgaaaaagattatgCAGAGACTGTATATTTCATGATTGTATTTATAATTACCATGCTAAAATAAGCGGGAGAAGAAACGACAAATTCTACTCCTAAAGAAAGTGACGCACATTTGATATTGGGAAGCACTGTGAGTTGCTGATCTTGGACGGAATTTTCCATCTGTGGTGCAacgtttttggactccggaggccTGTCATTAAACTTGGATGTTTATTGTTGAATCGGAGGTATCTTTAGACTAGgaaaaaaatcatgaaaagtGGTTGTAAGTGGATTTTGAACATCATCGTGTGGCCATAATCTTCCAGTGTATCTGTCACTATCCGATAATTACTTTCACGGATTGGACTGAAAGAAGAGTCGCTTACATTTCAGACTTTTCTTCCGGTTCGTCATTTTATAAAtggaaaattctttttatcattctcacacttcacacaccacacttattttaattttttttattattttttttataataaatatatagtgtgtagatgataaatataataatttaattagtttaataagaataaaatgaaataaaaaataaaaaaaataaaaaatattattttaatatataaagtgtgtggtgtgggatgatgtgtagcatttccctTTATAAATAAGTTGTCCCACTTGGTCGATGACTAGTTGGACGATTCTTGATCTATAAGTTTGTATATATGATTGGTTTGGACGTGTCAAGTCACTGTTTCCGATCCTCCTAAAGTCCAAATAGGTGGGTATGTTGAATGCTGGGCTCAAATGACTGGGGAAATCGTGGGCATAAACATGATCGATGCAGAAACCATGCCTGTAGTTAGTGCTTGGTTCAAAGATTTTCTTGAGGTTCCTGTTATCAAGGAATGCATGCCACCTCTAGACAAATTGCTAGAGCACAACAAGGGCTTTCACAAATTTTTGACTTCTGCATCGACTTGAAGTCTTTCTATATTTGAGCACAAATATTCTTAGATATTACTTATCATATGCAATAATGtgtaatcttgatctcagtatCATATGCATGTAAACGAGTTacaaaatttgatgaataaaatttgcAAAATTACTTGGAAATAGTTTGATGCAGAGACCACGCCTGTACTCAGTGCTTGGTTTAAAGATTTTCTCGAGGTTCCTGTTATCAAGGAATGCATGCCACCtcaagataaattgctagagcACATCAAGGGCTTTCACAAATTTTGACTGCTGCATCGACTTGAAATCTTTCTATCTCAGAGCACTCTTATATATTACTTATCTAAAAATGTCTGAGCACAAGCTTTACAGGTCAGTCCCTGCATATGGCATCTGAATGATTGTCGGTAGATTGCATGCAACAATGTGCAATCTTGATCTCAGTATCACGCATGCATAAGTGGCAAAACTTGTGAATAAGATTTGTAAAATTACTTAGCAAATAATATCTTGTAACAACAAATGCAAGGCTGCAATACAACAAAATGACCACAGGCAACATATAAAACTAATAGTTAAAAATGTATTTCTGTTGATTGCCAGATTCTCCCTGTAGAAAAAGTGCCCAGGTGGCATCTGTCTTCCAAAATCTACACAAGTTTGTTGCACATATAACCAGGGCACTCTAAATGACCTTCAGCATCAAACATTTACTTCATCTAGACAATAAAGAACAAATCTCAGCAAATAGAGGGACCTCGCATGTTATTCATAAGCCGTTATGCTTTCCTCTTCCAGTGAATCTTCAGCTGTATGTCTTTTCCGCATCAAGTCTTCCTTCCTTGTATCTTCGATCCCAAAAGAGAAAAGCTTTTCGGTCCAGAAACAGTCCCAACTAGTCTTATTGTATTAATTCTGGTCAAACAAAGAGCCAAGCCGTTATTAGCGGCTGGGATATTGCTGCTTCAAAGGAAGGCAAGGCAGGCTGAACTACAAGAGCATCTGGCAACTATCACTAAAAGCGGAAGCCAAAGTCAAAAGGTAAGTTACTCAACTCACTACAACAGCTCCACCAACTGAGCTAGCATGTAATGTTGCCGGGAGGCCTGAAGTCTGGCCCAAATCTGTTCCctcaaaaagaagaaactacATCCCGCATCTTTCCAAGAAGCCTTTAGGACTTGATCCATAAAAAGGATTTTACTTACACATTTAATGCTTGAACAAGGGCAGAAGTCTCATCATCTATCTCAATTTTGTCCTTTTCCATCATTTTAAGGATGTCAGAAGCTGGTCTCCTAGCACAAAGGTGCATTCTGAGCAATGATTTATAAGAAGGTAAACTCGCAAGACCAAAACGATGGATAAGCCTAATGAACCAATTGGCATCTTCAAGATTTCCATGCTCCTCAAAATGATCTACCATGGCCATTAGAATATCGTGTGACGGCCTCCAATCACAATGCTTCAACATGGCAAACCCTTTCTTCATGGCCTTAATGGCTTTTTCCATGTTTTGGCTTTTCACCCGTCCCTCTGTGAGTATCTCCCATGTCTTATAATTTGGACGTCCGCCTCTCTCCAATGTGCGGAGATGTAATGACTCAGCTTTGTCTATCATTCCACTCCGTACATAAGCACCTAGAAGGATATTGGAGACTCTAATGTCATAACTCTGGCAACTAGATTCCCATTCCACAAAAATTCTTTCGGCCTCTACAAGATCGCCTAGCTTTACCATACATGATAGTACACACATATAATTGGCGCATGTGATTCTCCCACCTACTGCTTTACTACCTTCCCACAACCTCATAACTCCCTCCTTATTGTTCAAAGAGGCATATTGTGTAACAAGGAAGAAATAACCAAGGCGGTTACATGTAGATAGCTTATTTTCAGCATTCTTGAGGACCAAAATAGCTTTGTCAAAAAGCCCTGCTTTTATGTACACATTAGCTAAAGTAGAAAGGGTGCTCCATCCTACTTGTACGGTCTTATCATTCGCTATTTCTTTGTAAACCATTTCCGCCGAAGAGACCCCCGATACCTCACCACACGCAACCATCCAAAGGTTGTAGGACAGAACATTTCGAGGTATATTGTTCCACTTCATTTGCTGAATCACAAGGGACACTTTCTTTCCTTGAGATGTGGCCATATACAATTTCATCATTTCATTGAAAGCATGAGGGCTCACAATGAGCCCCAATTCATTCAGCTTCACCATTAGAAGCTCTGCTTTTTCAGTGTCCCTCTCTTTGACATAACACTGAAGAAGAGGGAGACAGGAAGCTTTCCGTGAAGCAGTTTCAGTTAAACGTGTAAAATAGTCTTCAGCCTCTCTTAGACCATGCACTTTGATGATTAAATCCACTTTTACAGCATGATCGGCCGGTGACATTCGGAAACTGTTCTGTGTTTCTATCCATGTCAAGATCTGTAGTATCAAACAAACACCATCTATATTATGCCAAGAACTACCTATTGAAAACAATAACCATCATCATTATTAGTGACTTCATCACCAACTATACTTGGAATTGAAACATTATggaattaattttgaaacaaaaaccaaatcaattcatttttttcattgacTGATAACATATAACCAAGACGTGTAAGGGCAGAACTGATTAAAATAAGGACAACAAAAAAGTTTAAGAAGTCAGTGTTAAGAGGAAGCTGGGACCTGAAGGGCGTCGTGATAGCGCTTATATTTCAGGAGTTCTCTGGTAATGCGTCGAAGTTCCGAGAGCGAGAGCTTATGGCCCTGGTCCAAATGGTTTTGAAGCAAGGAGGTGGCGTTCCCTCTGGGGAATTTCAGTTTCAAAATATCGCTCCTAAGGTCGTCCTTGCCGCTGGCACATCGTGCAAGCGGCGACGAGCGGGAGCATATCGCTCTCCACTGAATTGTTGCTCCCAATTGATGTTTGATGCTGCGTCCAATACAGTCTTTCAGAACTGAAAAGCtatttcagagagagagataaagagaGATACGAACTGGTTGGTCTTACCGTTTAAGACTGGCGAAGAGCGAGCGGTCCGCCATAGAAAGCCAGCTATTTCAGACTTTTCACCGGTGCTCTTCCTTCCCGTCAGTTTTCGTGGAGTACGCTGTACACAGTATAGTCGAGCCTGGCACGGGATCTGGACCTTCCGCTTGTGTGGGTCTGAAGAATTTGACGGTCAGGATCTCTTCAACGAAATAAATTAGTCCAGAACATTAGGTGAAATAGAAGGGTTTAttttgtgaaaaattgttatacacatatttacatattagtatatgtatcaatttattataattggttataaaataaattttattaaaataatattaatttaatttttaaatataaaaaaattaatattaatatataaattaatacataactttatttatatataacaaaattcttattttgtaaATTATCCTAATATAAAAAGACAGGAAAATAGCACCGTTGCTTCAGTACGCAACCGTTACATAAAGGAAAATACTGTATTCCCGCTGGGATACCGCTGGAgcggtttttatttttattttttaccttagtgatttaaaaaaattatttaatattattgtaaattttttatatttttttaaatatttaaaaacagtaaaaaaatattttttacggCCTAGCGGAAGCCCCACGGTGGCCGTAGCACTCCCCTTacataaaaccctaaaccccagGACCAAGGATTTCTGGGTCCACTTTGTGGAACCGGCGAATCAATTCCTTACCGTCGGTCGTCAGCTCTCCGATTATTCTTTTTTCTCGCATTGAAATGCAACGAgcttttttctcatattttacaGGTTTAATCAAAGACGATTACTCGAAAACTTTTGACTCTTAAATCACAATCTCGGTGTAATTTCATCTTCAAATGGGAAGATTCAGTTGGTTAAGACTGGTAAATAGTCCGTACAACTGAAAATCCCTTTATTCAATTAGAAGTTGTTACCTCTGCCGTTGTCGGTAATTAATCGGCGAATTTATTTTGAAGTATCGGCGGCATTTGCTCGCATCTGCGGCTAACGATAAAGACTTCTTTGCAAGGGTCTCTGAATTGCGCCCACAAGGTATTTCTATTCATCGCCAACATAAGCCTTGCTTACAAAAATCCTCTGTGATGAGCTTTGCTCTTGgcctcttttttctttggggttttttttgttgttgtctcAGTGTCGTACTTATTGCCAGGTTACGCTTCCTTGTACGTCTAATTAATAATATCTTTGGTTTATGCGTTTTTCAATCAGCTTTGCACAGATTTGGTTTTCTTTCTGGGAGATCTGTTGAATATGCAACTGCGAGGCTGCCTTTGGGAATTCGTTATATTCATGCCACAGGTTTCCCattccttctccttctcttaATGATTTTATCCCTCGAAACTTTTTTAACCGATCGGAGCCATTTGATTTATTCCTTTGTTACCCCTTATTTCCAGGATTTTCTTCGTCGGCTGAACGAAACTACTATGAAATTCTTGGTGTTCCAGAAAATGCTAGTCGAGATGAAATCAAAAAAGCTTTCCATTCGGTGCGGACATTTTTTAAttcatgaaatgccatatctaacaattttcaattaatttttggTATTTGCAATGTGCATATCAGCTATATTGTGTGTCAAAATTGGGCCTTCACACAAATCACGTCAAGAagctaatttattttatcatgttCCCATCTTTACCTATCATTGCAGCAGCCTTAGTTTGACCTTGATGACTCTGCTCATATACAAAAAATTCTGTTGAGATGCCTCTAAAAAAATGCTGTTGAGATAATTAAGGTATCGTTCGCATCAATGTGCTATGTGATGCTAAATTAACAACTGTTGCTTGTGTTGTGATTTAAAACAATCCTGATTTAAA
This genomic window from Carya illinoinensis cultivar Pawnee chromosome 7, C.illinoinensisPawnee_v1, whole genome shotgun sequence contains:
- the LOC122316912 gene encoding serine/threonine-protein kinase PEPKR2, translating into MRKKRKGSETDASSNLPATLTSRHDSQPSNFTSHFSLEDFTRLNKRCKEDGDIESIVSCKSRLAGIATAPPCGTSSLVRSGRGLKRKIGCIDVATQMGRKNKIEDDYVLGATIGQGKFGSVCLCQSRFSGVEYACKTLRKGEETVHREVEIMQHLSGHPGVVTLQAVYEESDCFHLVMELCSGGCLINQMAQEVRYLEHHAANIFKEVMLVIKYCHDMGVVHRDVKPENILLTTLGKIKLADFGLATRIYNGQSLTGLAGSPAYVAPEVLFGKYSEKVDIWSAGVLLHALLVGDLPFRGHSKEVIFEAIKNDNLDFHSGVWESISKPARDLIGRMLTRDVSVRINADEVLRHPWLLFYTATTPKTLPLKLRSKNHIGASSQQRVVAPGLMTPGLKSEGNRICSGSLCEGSSSPSSFESCRSEDQDDFGLVDALATAISHVRISGPKRTRLCSSTGPIEQQISSNIKANNLCKAF
- the LOC122317143 gene encoding pentatricopeptide repeat-containing protein At5g27460 encodes the protein MADRSLFASLKRIKHQLGATIQWRAICSRSSPLARCASGKDDLRSDILKLKFPRGNATSLLQNHLDQGHKLSLSELRRITRELLKYKRYHDALQILTWIETQNSFRMSPADHAVKVDLIIKVHGLREAEDYFTRLTETASRKASCLPLLQCYVKERDTEKAELLMVKLNELGLIVSPHAFNEMMKLYMATSQGKKVSLVIQQMKWNNIPRNVLSYNLWMVACGEVSGVSSAEMVYKEIANDKTVQVGWSTLSTLANVYIKAGLFDKAILVLKNAENKLSTCNRLGYFFLVTQYASLNNKEGVMRLWEGSKAVGGRITCANYMCVLSCMVKLGDLVEAERIFVEWESSCQSYDIRVSNILLGAYVRSGMIDKAESLHLRTLERGGRPNYKTWEILTEGRVKSQNMEKAIKAMKKGFAMLKHCDWRPSHDILMAMVDHFEEHGNLEDANWFIRLIHRFGLASLPSYKSLLRMHLCARRPASDILKMMEKDKIEIDDETSALVQALNV